In Xyrauchen texanus isolate HMW12.3.18 chromosome 23, RBS_HiC_50CHRs, whole genome shotgun sequence, a genomic segment contains:
- the LOC127663383 gene encoding Kv channel-interacting protein 1-like isoform X2, translating to MGAVVGTLTMQTRQRRLSSRDKIDDDFELSVVCHRPEGLEQLEALTNFSKKELQVLYRGFKNECPSGVVNEETFKQIYSQFFPHGDASTYAHYLFNAFDSSQNGSIKFEDFVTALSILLRGTTTEKLQWTFNLYDINRDGYINKEEMMDIVKAIYDMMGRFTYPALKTDTPKQHVDAFFRKMDKNRDGVVTLDEFIYSCQEDENIMKSLQLFENVI from the exons ataaGATCGATGATGATTTTGAGCTGTCTGTAGTGTGTCATCGTCCAGAAGGTTTGGAGCAGCTTGAGGCGCTAACAAACTTCAGCAAGAAGGAACTACAAGTGCTGTACAGAGGCTTTAAGAAT GAATGCCCCAGTGGAGTTGTCAATGAAGAGACGTTCAAACAGATTTACTCACAGTTCTTTCCTCATGGAG atgCCAGCACATACGCACATTACCTGTTCAATGCCTTTGACTCCTCCCAAAACGGATCCATCAAATTTGAG gaCTTTGTCACAGCTCTGTCCATCTTGTTGAGAGGAACAACAACAGAGAAGTTACAGTGGACGTTCAATCTGTATGACATTAACAGAGATGGGTACATTAATAAAGAG gagATGATGGATATAGTGAAAGCCATATATGACATGATGGGCAGATTTACGTATCCCGCTCTGAAGACTGACACACCAAAACAGCATGTGGATGCTTTCTTTCGG AAAATGGACAAGAACAGAGATGGAGTCGTCACACTGGATGAGTTTATTTACTCCTGTCAAGAG GATGAAAACATCATGAAATCATTGCAGCTCTTTGAGAATGTCATATAG
- the LOC127663379 gene encoding T-cell leukemia homeobox protein 3-like, translating into MERGSRTPELNEQKPPSKSNQEPIRFGIDQILGSVDPESSRAHSGTDNTRLGSPNKASLAPHATLPVTLSGITSSLEDSGRVYGVSSTLVPRGVIRVPAHRPLAAAVPPSMLSAVPALGSLCFPWMDNNRRFSKDRLPALIPFTVTRRIGHPYQNRTPPKRKKPRTSFSRVQICELEKRFHRQKYLASAERASLAKSLKMTDAQVKTWFQNRRTKWRRQTAEEREAGRQQANRMLLQLQADALQKSISESVSSDPLCVHNSSLYALQSIQPWAQERPDSDCNSPAERWISKLNMTYWHSAEESECVQEFERSTQQQDYS; encoded by the exons ATGGAGCGAGGATCCCGAACCCCGGAGCTGAACGAGCAAAAACCACCTTCAAAATCCAACCAGGAACCCATACGGTTCGGGATAGACCAGATTCTGGGCTCTGTAGACCCGGAGAGCAGCCGTGCGCACAGTGGCACGGATAACACTCGCTTGGGAAGCCCAAACAAGGCCAGCCTTGCGCCTCACGCCACTCTGCCAGTCACACTCTCCGGGATCACGAGCTCGCTGGAGGACTCAGGGCGGGTGTACGGGGTGAGCAGCACTCTGGTCCCCCGTGGGGTGATTCGGGTTCCGGCGCACAGACCTCTAGCCGCAGCGGTGCCGCCGTCAATGCTGAGCGCAGTCCCGGCGCTGGGCAGCCTGTGCTTCCCATGGATGGACAATAATCGCAGGTTCTCTAAAGACAGACTGCCAG CTCTAATTCCGTTCACCGTGACCCGGCGGATCGGTCACCCGTATCAGAACCGAACTCCGCCCAAACGGAAAAAGCCCCGCACGTCGTTCTCCCGCGTTCAGATCTGCGAGCTGGAGAAACGCTTCCACCGGCAGAAATATCTCGCCAGTGCGGAGCGGGCGTCGCTCGCCAAGAGCCTGAAAATGACGGACGCGCAGGTCAAAACCTGGTTCCAGAACCGCCGGACCAAGTGGAG GAGGCAAACAGCAGAGGAAAGAGAGGCGGGGCGTCAGCAAGCCAATCGGATGCTGCTCCAGCTTCAGGCCGACGCCCTTCAGAAGTCCATAAGCGAATCAGTGTCCTCGGATCCTCTGTGCGTGCATAACTCCTCCCTCTACGCCCTCCAAAGCATCCAGCCATGGGCCCAAGAGAGACCTG ATTCAGACTGTAATTCTCCGGCAGAGAGATGGATTTCAAAGCTCAATATGACGTACTGGCACAG TGCTGAGGAGTCCGAGTGTGTGCAGGAGTTTGAGAGATCCACACAGCAGCAGGACTATAGCTAA
- the LOC127663383 gene encoding Kv channel-interacting protein 1-like isoform X1, with the protein MGAVVGTLTMQTRQRRLSSRDKIDDDFELSVVCHRPEGLEQLEALTNFSKKELQVLYRGFKNECPSGVVNEETFKQIYSQFFPHGDASTYAHYLFNAFDSSQNGSIKFEDFVTALSILLRGTTTEKLQWTFNLYDINRDGYINKEEMMDIVKAIYDMMGRFTYPALKTDTPKQHVDAFFRVRLYYAYMSNMFVCRAGVSKLSTGGQMQKEIRCRGPHRLPLLHHIYSIFYA; encoded by the exons ataaGATCGATGATGATTTTGAGCTGTCTGTAGTGTGTCATCGTCCAGAAGGTTTGGAGCAGCTTGAGGCGCTAACAAACTTCAGCAAGAAGGAACTACAAGTGCTGTACAGAGGCTTTAAGAAT GAATGCCCCAGTGGAGTTGTCAATGAAGAGACGTTCAAACAGATTTACTCACAGTTCTTTCCTCATGGAG atgCCAGCACATACGCACATTACCTGTTCAATGCCTTTGACTCCTCCCAAAACGGATCCATCAAATTTGAG gaCTTTGTCACAGCTCTGTCCATCTTGTTGAGAGGAACAACAACAGAGAAGTTACAGTGGACGTTCAATCTGTATGACATTAACAGAGATGGGTACATTAATAAAGAG gagATGATGGATATAGTGAAAGCCATATATGACATGATGGGCAGATTTACGTATCCCGCTCTGAAGACTGACACACCAAAACAGCATGTGGATGCTTTCTTTCGGGTCAGGCTCTACTATGCCTACATGTCTAATATGTTTGTTTGTAGagcaggggtgtccaaactttcTACTGGGGGCCAGATGCAAAAAGAAATAAGGTGTCGTGGCCCGCATCGATTGCCACTATTGcatcatatttacagtatattctaTGCCTAA